From a region of the Panicum virgatum strain AP13 chromosome 2K, P.virgatum_v5, whole genome shotgun sequence genome:
- the LOC120677257 gene encoding cytochrome P450 71A1-like has product MSAFVLAVAGAALLLGFLYVFQSGRSSSKLPPSPPSLPLVGHLHLIGRLPHRSLHELHLRYGAGGGLLLLQLGRRRTLVVSTAAAAADLLRHHDLAFSSRPHNAAAHKQTYGSRNISFSPYGEHWRRARKIAVVHLLSQRRAEAFAPVRRAEAAALVARARRAAEAGEAVVLKDLLYGYTNAVVTRAVAGAAGMTAERLRQLLAHNATLVAGFQADDVLPDAAARLFRRVTGLEKKIDDMNGKWDRFLSEIVAEHEEKARRPPEQGDGGDFLDVLLQLRQEDEGAQQGFELSDDGIKAIAKDMIAAATDTTAVALEWAMAELIRNPRVMAKVQDEVARVAGYDAEQPAVAEAELSGMGYLKAVVKEVFRLHPPLPLLLPRESMSAAAVQGGRYEIPARTALLVNAWAIGRDPAAWDAPEEFRPERFLPAAGGGGRRLQAQAVDLRGTDYQLLPFGTGRRICPGINFALPALELALASLLRHFDWELPGDGARPAELDMVEAPGLSTPPRAPLVLVPKWKALA; this is encoded by the exons ATGTCTGCTTTCGTGCTCGCCGTCGCTGGCGCGGCTCTGCTTCTCGGCTTCCTCTACGTCTTCCAGAGCGgccggagcagcagcaagctGCCCCCGTCGCCCCCGTCGCTGCCGCTGGTCGGTCACCTCCATCTTATCGGCCGGCTCCCGCACCGCTCCCTGCACGAGCTGCACCTCCgctacggcgccggcggcgggctcctcctcctgcagctcgggcggcggcggaccctGGTCGTGtccacggccgccgcggccgcggaccTGCTCCGGCACCACGACCTCGCCTTCTCCTCCCGCCCGCACAACGCGGCGGCGCACAAGCAGACGTACGGCTCCCGCAACATCTCCTTCTCGCCGTACGGGGAGCACTGGCGCCGGGCCAGGAAGATCGCGGTGGTCCACCTTCTCTCCCAGCGCCGCGCCGAGGCCTTCGCGCCCGTGCGgcgcgccgaggcggcggcgctcgtggcgcgcgcccggcgcgccgccgaggCGGGGGAGGCCGTGGTGCTCAAGGACCTCCTGTACGGCTACACGAACGCGGTGGTCAcccgcgcggtggccggcgccgccgggatGACGGCCGAGAGGCTGAGGCAGCTGCTGGCGCACAACGCGACGCTGGTGGCGGGGTTCCAGGCGGACGACGTGCTgccggacgcggcggcgaggttgtTCAGGCGGGTCACGGGGCTCGAGAAGAAGATCGACGACATGAACGGGAAGTGGGACAGGTTCCTGTCGGAGATAGTGGCCGAGCACGAGGAGAAGGCGAGGCGGCCGCCGGAGCAGGGTGACGGCGGCGACTTCTTGGACGTCCTGCTGCAGCTGAGGCAGGAGGACGAAGGCGCCCAGCAAGGGTTCGAGCTTTCCGACGATGGCATCAAAGCCATCGCCAAG GATATGATAGCCGCGGCGACGGACACAACAGCCGTGGCGCTGGAatgggccatggcggagctcatCCGCAACCCTCGGGTGATGGCCAAGGTTCAGGACGAGGTCGCGCGCGTCGCCGGCTACGACGCCGAGCAGCCGgccgtcgccgaggcggagctcaGCGGGATGGGCTACCTGAAAGCagtggtgaaggaggtgttcCGGCTccacccgccgctgccgctcctcctcccgcgAGAGTCCATGTCCGCCGCGGCCGTGCAGGGCGGCCGCTACGAGATCCCGGCGAGGACCGCGCTGCTGGTCAACGCGTGGGCGATCGGGCGGGACCCCGCGGCGTGGGACGCGCCGGAGGAGTTCCGGCCGGAACGGTTCCTgcctgccgccggcggcggcggccgccgcctccaggcCCAGGCGGTGGACCTGAGGGGCACCGACTACCAGCTCCTCCCGTTCGGCACGGGGCGGAGGATCTGCCCCGGCATCAACTTCGCGCTGCCCGCCCTGGAGCTCGCGCTCGCCAGCCTCCTGCGCCACTTCGACTGGGAGCtccccggcgacggcgcgcgccCGGCGGAACTGGACATGGTGGAGGCGCCGGGGctctcgacgccgccgcgggctccccTTGTCCTCGTCCCCAAGTGGAAGGCGCTGGCTTAG
- the LOC120677247 gene encoding protein unc-13 homolog has protein sequence MARLFRESRRDSSHSSSSNGFLPPAAAAASSSSALPSPFPDLGVPLSAADLREAAYEVLVAASRTTGGKPLTYIPQSSAAAAAPASPASSASSASSASLQRSLTSAAASKMKKALGLRSSASSKGVGSPGSGGKAAGPPRRPATVGELMRVQMRVSEPADARIRRGLLRIAASQLGRRAESMVLPLEFLQQFKASDFPDPQEYEAWRSRNLKLLEAGLLLHPLVPLNKSDGSAQRLRQIIRGAYDRPLETGKNSESMQSLRTSVMSLAGRSHDGTSDGCHWADGFPLNLHLYQMLVEACFDNDEGTVVDEIDEVMELLKKTWVILGINEMLHNLCFTWALFNHFVMSGQVDIELLCAAENQLAEVAKDAKTTKDPNYCKVLSSTLSSIMGWTEKRLLAYHETFNTSNIESMQGIVSIGVSAARVLVEDISHEYRRRRKEETDVARSRVETYIRSSLRTAFAQRMEEADSKRSSRNPTPVLSILAKDIGDLAIKEKNLYSPILKTWHPLASGVAVATLHSCYGNELKQFVAGLTELTPDTVQVLKSADKLEKDLVNIAVEDSVDSDDGGKSLIREMPPYEAENAIANLVKVWVKERVDRLKGWVDRNLKQETWNPGANRENFAPSSVEMLRVIGETLDAFFELPIPMHPALLPDLTSGLDRSLQLYVSKAKSGCGTRNSFMPQLPPLTRCEVGSKLLFKKKEKPQNLQVRVSQNGTANGNDPLGLPQLCVRLNTLQYVRGELENLEKKIKTCLRNVESAQADITDGLDIKFELCQAACQEGIQQICETTAYKVTFYDLGHVLWDTLYVGDTATNRVEVLLRELDPVLETISGMVHNKVRNRAITALMKATFDGFLLVLLAGGPLRAFTRQDSQVIEDDFRALRDLYLADGDGLPEELVDKASSQVKNVLPLFRADSESLIERFKRMMVESNRSASKNRLPLPPTTGHWSPNEPNTVLRVLCYRSDETATKFLKKTYNLPKKI, from the exons atGGCTCGCCTGTTCCGCGAGTCCCGCCGGGACTCGtcccactcctcctcctccaacggCTTCCtcccgcccgcggcggcggcggcctcctcctcctcggccctcCCCTCGCCGTTCCCGGACCTCGGGGTCCCGCTCTCGGCGGCCGACCTCCGGGAGGCCGCCTACGAGGTGCTGGTCGCGGCCTCCCGCACCACGGGCGGGAAGCCGCTCACCTACATCCCGCAGtcttccgcggcggcggcggccccggcgtccccggcctcgtccgcgtcctcggcctcctccgcctcgctccAGCGCTCCCTCACCTCCGCCGCTGCCagcaagatgaagaaggcgCTGGGCCtccgctcctccgcctcctccaagGGCGTCGGCAGCCCCGGGAGCGGCGGCAAGGCGGCCGGCCCCCCGCGGAGGCCCGCCACGGTCGGGGAGCTCATGCGGGTGCAGATGCGCGTCTCCGAGCCCGCCGACGCCAGGATCCGCAGGGGGCTCCTCCGCATCGCCGCCAGCCAG CTTGGCAGACGTGCAGAATCTATGGTATTGCCCCTGGAATTCCTGCAACAGTTTAAGGCATCAGATTTCCCTGATCCTCAAGAGTATGAAGCATGGCGGAGTAGGAATCTAAAGCTTCTTGAGGCTGGTTTGCTTCTTCACCCACTTGTTCCACTGAACAAATCAGATGGTTCTGCACAGCGGTTGCGCCAAATTATACGTGGTGCATATGATAGGCCACTTGAAACTGGGAAAAACTCCGAGTCAATGCAGAGCCTACGCACTTCTGTCATGTCCCTTGCTGGAAGGTCTCATGATGGAACTTCTGATGGATGCCACTGGGCAGATGGTTTCCCCCTGAACCTGCATCTCTACCAAATGTTGGTAGAAGCTTGCTTTGATAATGATGAGGGCACTGTGGTTGATGAGATCGATGAAGTGATGGAGCTGTTGAAGAAAACCTGGGTTATTCTTGGAATCAATGAGATGCTCCACAACCTTTGCTTTACTTGGGCATTGTTCAACCATTTTGTTATGTCTGGTCAAGTAGATATCGAGTTGCTTTGTGCTGCAGAGAATCAGTTAGCTGAAGTTGCTAAGGATGCCAAGACCACAAAAGACCCAAATTACTGTAAAGTATTAAGTTCAACATTAAGCTCAATAATGGGTTGGACTGAGAAAAGACTTTTGGCATATCATGAGACCTTCAATACAAGTAATATTGAGTCTATGCAAGGCATTGTCTCCATTGGAGTGTCAGCTGCTAGGGTTCTTGTTGAAGATATATCCCATGAATATCGTCGCAGAAGGAAAGAAGAGACCGATGTAGCTCGCAGCAGGGTAGAGACCTACATAAGGTCTTCACTCCGCACAGCTTTTGCCCAA AGAATGGAAGAAGCGGATTCAAAACGTTCATCAAGAAACCCTACTCCAGTTCTTTCTATCCTCGCAAAGGACATCGGTGACCTAGCTATAAAGGAGAAAAATTTGTACAGTCCAATACTGAAGACATGGCATCCTCTTGCTTCGGGTGTTGCTGTTGCAACCCTTCATTCTTGTTATGGAAATGAGCTGAAGCAATTCGTAGCTGGGCTTACAGAGCTGACGCCAGATACAGTTCAAGTGCTTAAATCAGCAGACAAATTAGAGAAGGACCTTGTTAATATTGCTGTAGAAGATTCTGTGGATAGTGATGATGGAGGCAAGTCACTGATCAGAGAAATGCCTCCATATGAAGCTGAAAATGCAATTGCTAATCTGGTGAAAGTGTGGGTAAAAGAAAGGGTAGACAGACTCAAGGGATGGGTTGACCGGAATTTGAAGCAAGAG ACCTGGAATCCAGGCGCCAACAGGGAGAATTTCGCTCCCTCTTCTGTGGAGATGCTTCGGGTTATTGGTGAAACGTTGGATGCATTTTTTGAATTGCCTATACCAATGCATCCAGCTCTTCTTCCTGATCTGACAAGCGGACTCGATAGAAGCCTACAGCTTTACGTGTCTAAAGCAAAATCTGGCTGTG GAACACGGAATTCCTTTATGCCCCAATTACCTCCATTAACGCGATGCGAGGTTGGCTCCAAGTTATTATTCAAGAAAAAGGAGAAGCCGCAAAATCTGCAGGTTCGTGTATCTCAAAATGGAACAGCAAATGGAAATGATCCCTTGGGCCTTCCTCAACTATGTGTGCGCCTGAACACACTTCAGTATGTCCGAGGTGAGCTTGAGAACCTAGAGAAGAAGATAAAAACATGCTTGCGGAATGTCGAGTCAGCTCAGGCAGATATCACAGATGGATTGGACATcaagtttgagctttgtcagGCAGCCTGTCAAGAAGGCATTCAGCAAATCTGTGAGACTACTGCATATAAGGTGACATTCTATGACTTGGGCCATGTTCTCTGGGACACCCTTTACGTTGGTGATACCGCAACAAACAGGGTGGAGGTACTGTTGAGAGAGCTTGACCCTGTCCTTGAGACAATATCTGGTATGGTGCACAATAAAGTGCGGAACCGTGCTATAACCGCGCTGATGAAAGCAACTTTTGATGGTTTCTTGCTGGTGCTTCTTGCTGGTGGTCCTTTGCGTGCTTTCACCCGCCAGGACTCTCAGGTAATTGAAGATGACTTCAGGGCCCTCAGAGATCTGTATTTGgctgatggggatggtctgccaGAAGAATTAGTTGACAAGGCCTCCTCTCAGGTCAAGAATGTCCTGCCCCTCTTCAGAGCAGACTCTGAAAGCCTCATTGAGCGATTCAAACGGATGATGGTTGAATCAAATCGGTCAGCGTCCAAGAACAGGTTACCATTACCTCCAACGACAGGACATTGGAGCCCGAATGAGCCTAACACAGTCCTGCGAGTTCTATGCTACCGGAGCGATGAGACAGCTACAAAGTTCCTGAAGAAAACTTACAACCTACCAAAGAAGATTTGA
- the LOC120677272 gene encoding protein SAWADEE HOMEODOMAIN HOMOLOG 1-like isoform X2: protein MERRSSVRFSPSEIARMEKLAAERKEQVLDNKFCQKLAEEFNCSAGRAGSKVLQATQVQGWFHDKFPESATKPICVPAVPQEKASGSEVNVKVSEKKSAASEEKLFPLDTSISNNEDEVSPVFPLETKDKIPDLEELEFEAKSSKDSAWYDIALFLAHRRNRAGEIEVRVRFEGFGADEDEWVNVKKCIRERSIPLESSQCRSIVEGDLVLCFREKVSLRRLSRRPKYF, encoded by the exons atGGAGCGGCGTTCCTCCGTCCGCTTCTCGCCCTCCGAG ATTGCAAGGATGGAGAAATTGGCTGCCGAGAGAAAGGAGCAAGTCTTGGATAACAAGTTCTGTCAGAAACTTGCAGAAGAATTTAA TTGTTCTGCTGGCCGAGCTGGAAGTAAAGTATTACAGGCTACACAG GTTCAAGGATGGTTCCATGATAAGTTTCCAGAATCAGCCACTAAACCTATTTGTGTACCCGCTGTTCCTCAAGAAAAGGCTTCAGGCTCAGAAGTAAACGTAAAAGTTTCTGAGAAAAAGTCTGCAGCTTCTGAAGAAAaacttttccctcttgatacaAGTATTTCAAACAACGAGGATGAGGTTTCTCCTGTTTTTCCATTAG AAACTAAAGATAAGATTCCTGATCTTGAAGAGCTGGAGTTTGAGGCTAAGTCTTCAAAGGATTCTGCATG GTACGACATTGCCCTTTTCTTGGCACACAGGAGGAACAGAGCGGGCGAGATA GAAGTCCGGGTGAGGTTCGAGGGTTTCGGGGCAGATGAGGATGAGTGGGTGAATGTGAAGAAGTGTATCCGCGAGCGTTCCATTCCTTTGGAGTCCTCGCAGTGCAGATCCATTGTTGAAGGAGACCTTGTCCTCTGCTTCAGG GAGAAGGTGAGCCTGAGAAGACTGTCCCGGCGTCCAAAGTACTTCTGA
- the LOC120677272 gene encoding protein SAWADEE HOMEODOMAIN HOMOLOG 1-like isoform X1, protein MERRSSVRFSPSEIARMEKLAAERKEQVLDNKFCQKLAEEFNCSAGRAGSKVLQATQVQGWFHDKFPESATKPICVPAVPQEKASGSEVNVKVSEKKSAASEEKLFPLDTSISNNEDEVSPVFPLETKDKIPDLEELEFEAKSSKDSAWYDIALFLAHRRNRAGEIEVRVRFEGFGADEDEWVNVKKCIRERSIPLESSQCRSIVEGDLVLCFREGNEEALHFDAHVLEVQRKQHDIRGCRCIFLVEYDHDRSQEKVSLRRLSRRPKYF, encoded by the exons atGGAGCGGCGTTCCTCCGTCCGCTTCTCGCCCTCCGAG ATTGCAAGGATGGAGAAATTGGCTGCCGAGAGAAAGGAGCAAGTCTTGGATAACAAGTTCTGTCAGAAACTTGCAGAAGAATTTAA TTGTTCTGCTGGCCGAGCTGGAAGTAAAGTATTACAGGCTACACAG GTTCAAGGATGGTTCCATGATAAGTTTCCAGAATCAGCCACTAAACCTATTTGTGTACCCGCTGTTCCTCAAGAAAAGGCTTCAGGCTCAGAAGTAAACGTAAAAGTTTCTGAGAAAAAGTCTGCAGCTTCTGAAGAAAaacttttccctcttgatacaAGTATTTCAAACAACGAGGATGAGGTTTCTCCTGTTTTTCCATTAG AAACTAAAGATAAGATTCCTGATCTTGAAGAGCTGGAGTTTGAGGCTAAGTCTTCAAAGGATTCTGCATG GTACGACATTGCCCTTTTCTTGGCACACAGGAGGAACAGAGCGGGCGAGATA GAAGTCCGGGTGAGGTTCGAGGGTTTCGGGGCAGATGAGGATGAGTGGGTGAATGTGAAGAAGTGTATCCGCGAGCGTTCCATTCCTTTGGAGTCCTCGCAGTGCAGATCCATTGTTGAAGGAGACCTTGTCCTCTGCTTCAGG GAGGGAAACGAAGAGGCATTGCATTTCGACGCACATGTTCTggaagttcagcggaagcagcatGATATTAGGGGGTGCAGATGCATATTCCTTGTTGAATACGATCATGATCGAAGCCAG GAGAAGGTGAGCCTGAGAAGACTGTCCCGGCGTCCAAAGTACTTCTGA